One stretch of Caldalkalibacillus uzonensis DNA includes these proteins:
- a CDS encoding carbamoyl phosphate synthase small subunit — MTQNKPAYLLLEDGTEFAGQSFGAEKEVVGEVVFNTGMTGYQEVLSDPSYCGQMITFTYPLIGNYGINRDDFEALNPHLEALIVKEHCTAPSHWRQALTLDELLKEKNIPGIYGVDTRALTRRLRMFGTMKGMLIIGREPRAEDHTRLGQLILPRDQVARVSTPNPYHCPGSGKRVVVLDFGVKAGILRELTKRQCDIRVVPYDATAEDILRLKPDGVLLSNGPGDPQDVRQAPHTIKALLGQVPIFGICLGHQLLALACGATTEKMVFGHRGSNHPVQHAESKQTFISAQNHGYTVAAESLAGTGLKVTFINVNDRTVEGLAHDSLPAFSVQFHPEASPGPYDTRYLFDQFMEMMEAFKVSKNSKKGAISYAT; from the coding sequence ATGACCCAAAACAAACCGGCTTATTTGCTGCTTGAAGATGGAACGGAGTTTGCAGGCCAAAGTTTTGGCGCAGAAAAGGAAGTGGTTGGCGAGGTTGTATTTAATACAGGAATGACCGGTTACCAGGAAGTTTTGTCTGATCCCTCCTATTGTGGGCAGATGATCACCTTTACCTACCCTTTAATCGGTAATTACGGCATTAACCGGGATGATTTTGAGGCGCTCAATCCACATCTGGAAGCTCTGATTGTGAAAGAGCATTGTACCGCTCCCAGTCACTGGCGCCAAGCGTTAACCCTGGATGAACTGTTGAAGGAGAAAAATATTCCGGGGATCTACGGGGTGGATACCCGGGCTTTAACCAGACGCCTGCGCATGTTTGGCACCATGAAAGGGATGCTGATCATCGGCCGGGAGCCTAGAGCGGAAGATCATACCCGTCTGGGGCAGCTGATCTTGCCCCGGGACCAGGTGGCCCGTGTCTCCACGCCAAACCCATACCATTGTCCGGGAAGCGGGAAGCGGGTCGTTGTGCTTGACTTTGGTGTCAAGGCGGGGATTCTGCGGGAGTTGACCAAGCGGCAGTGTGACATCCGGGTCGTGCCGTATGATGCCACAGCTGAAGACATCTTGCGTTTAAAACCGGATGGGGTTCTGCTCTCCAATGGGCCTGGAGATCCCCAGGATGTCCGTCAGGCTCCGCACACGATTAAGGCCCTTCTTGGCCAGGTGCCCATTTTCGGCATTTGTCTCGGTCATCAGCTGTTAGCCTTGGCCTGCGGTGCCACCACTGAAAAAATGGTGTTCGGGCACCGGGGAAGCAACCATCCTGTCCAACATGCCGAGAGCAAACAAACCTTCATATCCGCCCAAAATCACGGCTATACTGTTGCAGCTGAATCGTTAGCAGGGACAGGATTAAAAGTGACTTTCATCAATGTGAACGACCGGACCGTTGAAGGACTGGCCCACGACTCCCTGCCCGCTTTCTCGGTCCAATTCCATCCCGAAGCGTCGCCAGGGCCCTATGACACCCGCTATTTATTCGATCAGTTTATGGAGATGATGGAGGCATTTAAGGTCAGCAAGAACAGCAAGAAGGGGGCAATCAGTTATGCCACGTAG
- a CDS encoding dihydroorotase: MGLLLKQAYMLNHSGEQIVGDILVENGKITALEEQIADRGHREINCRNKWVFPGFIDVHVHLREPGFEAKETIESGTRAAARGGFTTIFCMPNTNPPLDQPELIKQVLNTAVREGVVHVHPIAAITKHQQGEELTDFFALKEAGAAALSDDGVGVQSSHMMKQAMIKAKLLGLPIVAHCEDDTLAAGGVVHEGAFSQRHGLPGIPSDSEYIHVGRDILLAEETGARYHVCHISAKESVRLVREGKQRGVKVTAEVAPHHLLLCDEDIPGPDPNFKMNPPLRSKTDQQAVVKGLVDGTIDVIATDHAPHTEEEKAQGMLKAPFGIVGLETAFPLLYTHLVKTGILSLAQLVEKMTVKPAEIFGLNKGRLGIGADADLTVVDLDLEQPIRPEHFLSKGRNTPFAGWICHGWPIATIVNGTVVWQAQASMV; the protein is encoded by the coding sequence ATGGGACTTTTGTTAAAGCAGGCTTATATGCTTAATCACAGCGGAGAGCAGATTGTTGGTGACATTCTCGTTGAAAACGGCAAAATAACCGCCCTTGAGGAGCAGATTGCCGATCGGGGGCATCGGGAGATCAATTGCCGCAACAAGTGGGTGTTTCCCGGTTTCATCGATGTTCATGTGCACTTAAGGGAGCCGGGATTTGAAGCAAAGGAAACAATCGAGTCGGGCACGCGTGCGGCAGCCAGAGGGGGGTTTACCACTATTTTTTGCATGCCCAATACCAACCCTCCTTTGGACCAGCCTGAATTAATCAAACAGGTGTTGAACACGGCCGTCAGAGAGGGTGTAGTCCATGTCCATCCCATTGCCGCTATCACCAAGCACCAACAGGGAGAGGAGCTGACAGACTTCTTTGCTTTGAAGGAAGCAGGTGCGGCGGCCTTGTCTGACGACGGGGTGGGCGTTCAGTCCAGCCATATGATGAAACAGGCAATGATCAAAGCCAAATTGCTAGGTTTGCCTATTGTGGCCCATTGTGAAGATGACACCCTGGCCGCAGGCGGCGTTGTTCATGAGGGCGCCTTCAGCCAGCGGCACGGTTTGCCAGGGATTCCCTCCGACTCTGAATACATTCATGTCGGCCGCGACATTTTGCTGGCTGAGGAAACAGGAGCCCGGTACCATGTCTGTCACATCAGCGCCAAAGAATCAGTCCGTCTGGTTCGGGAAGGCAAGCAGCGAGGGGTCAAAGTAACGGCTGAAGTGGCCCCCCACCACCTCTTGTTGTGCGATGAGGATATCCCTGGTCCGGATCCTAACTTTAAAATGAATCCCCCCTTGCGTTCCAAAACGGACCAGCAAGCTGTAGTGAAGGGACTGGTTGACGGAACCATTGACGTGATCGCTACTGATCACGCCCCGCATACAGAGGAGGAAAAAGCCCAGGGGATGCTCAAAGCCCCCTTTGGCATTGTTGGCTTGGAAACGGCATTCCCCCTTTTGTATACCCATCTGGTTAAAACAGGCATATTGTCCCTGGCCCAGCTGGTTGAGAAAATGACGGTTAAACCCGCCGAAATCTTCGGGTTGAACAAAGGCAGGCTGGGGATTGGAGCTGATGCCGATTTGACCGTTGTTGACCTGGACTTGGAGCAGCCGATCCGGCCGGAACATTTTCTGTCCAAAGGGCGCAACACACCCTTTGCCGGTTGGATCTGCCATGGATGGCCTATCGCCACCATCGTTAACGGAACAGTGGTGTGGCAAGCACAGGCAAGCATGGTTTAA
- a CDS encoding aspartate carbamoyltransferase catalytic subunit, protein MNHLTGIQHLDSSQLNMLLDTAQRMKESGEDYAGSLEGQCVANLFFEPSTRTRFSFEVAEKRLGAHVLNFQESASSRQKGESMYDTLKTLAAIGVKAAVIRHSQNGLMDDLQERTGLALINAGTGNEEHPTQCLLDLLTIKQEFGCLRGLKVAIVGDIHHSRVARSNYYGLTKLGAKVYFAGPACLNQTGAGWVPRGCWYDFDELLEEMDVIMMLRIQHERHEQTLAMSKDEYHQQYGLTEERARRMKRGAIIMHPAPVNRDVELASTLVEAPQSRIFKQMENGVYVRMAVLYHLLCPAAQRQEQPVNKGGERHGTFVKAGLYA, encoded by the coding sequence ATGAATCATTTAACAGGGATTCAACACCTGGATAGTAGCCAACTGAATATGCTGTTGGACACGGCACAGCGGATGAAGGAAAGCGGTGAGGACTATGCAGGCAGCTTAGAAGGACAATGTGTAGCTAACCTGTTTTTTGAACCCAGTACCCGCACCCGTTTTTCATTCGAGGTGGCCGAAAAACGTTTAGGGGCCCATGTGCTTAATTTTCAAGAATCGGCATCGAGCAGGCAAAAGGGAGAGTCAATGTATGACACGTTGAAAACATTGGCAGCCATCGGTGTAAAAGCAGCAGTCATCCGCCATTCCCAAAACGGACTGATGGATGACTTGCAGGAACGGACCGGCTTGGCACTGATCAACGCCGGAACAGGCAATGAGGAACATCCGACACAGTGTTTGCTTGATCTGTTGACGATCAAACAAGAGTTTGGCTGCTTGCGGGGCTTGAAGGTCGCCATCGTGGGGGATATTCACCACAGCCGCGTGGCCCGCTCCAATTATTACGGCTTGACCAAGCTGGGTGCCAAAGTGTATTTTGCTGGCCCTGCTTGTCTCAATCAGACAGGTGCGGGCTGGGTGCCCCGTGGATGCTGGTATGATTTCGACGAGCTGCTGGAGGAGATGGATGTGATCATGATGCTCAGAATCCAGCATGAGCGTCATGAACAAACCTTGGCGATGAGCAAGGATGAATATCACCAGCAATATGGTCTGACAGAAGAAAGAGCACGGCGGATGAAAAGAGGGGCAATTATCATGCATCCTGCTCCTGTCAACCGGGATGTGGAACTGGCTTCAACCCTGGTGGAAGCACCCCAATCCCGCATTTTTAAGCAGATGGAAAATGGCGTCTACGTGCGCATGGCTGTGTTGTACCACTTGTTGTGTCCAGCAGCCCAGCGTCAAGAACAGCCGGTCAATAAAGGAGGAGAGCGACATGGGACTTTTGTTAAAGCAGGCTTATATGCTTAA
- a CDS encoding solute carrier family 23 protein: MVMDVHDVPPGHRWLMLSLQHLFAMFGATILVPYLIDGIEPAVALMTSGLGTLAYLLITRGQIPAYLGSSFAFIAPLIAVIGADGPEAAMFGSFLAGVVYGLVALFIHYLGVDWLKRMLPPVVVGPVIIVIGLGLASVAIDMAMTIPGTDGEYSTVHFSVALVTLAATILATIFFRGFFGLIPILIGIIVGYVYAFALGMIDLQSVRDAKWLGVPDGLLIPFVTYDPVISWLAVVVIVPVAFVTLAEHIGDQMVLSKLMERDILKKPGLHRSILGDGVATMIASLLGGPPNTTYGENIGVLTITRVFSSFVIGGAAVLAIMFGFSPKVSELIKSIPTNVMGGVAILLFGVIALQGIRMLVDQRIDFGQKRNLAIASVILITGVGGAFINITANVQVAGMALAAIVGIILNLLLPES, encoded by the coding sequence ATGGTCATGGATGTGCATGATGTACCGCCGGGCCACCGGTGGCTGATGCTTAGTTTACAGCATTTATTTGCTATGTTTGGCGCTACGATTCTGGTTCCTTACTTAATCGACGGGATAGAGCCTGCCGTCGCTTTGATGACCAGCGGGCTGGGAACATTAGCTTACCTCTTGATTACCCGTGGACAAATACCGGCTTACTTAGGGTCTTCCTTTGCCTTTATCGCCCCGCTTATTGCCGTCATTGGTGCTGACGGGCCCGAAGCGGCCATGTTTGGCAGCTTTCTGGCAGGGGTGGTCTACGGGCTTGTGGCCTTGTTTATTCACTACCTGGGGGTGGATTGGCTGAAGCGGATGCTGCCTCCGGTTGTCGTGGGACCGGTCATTATTGTAATCGGTTTAGGGCTGGCCAGCGTGGCCATTGACATGGCCATGACCATTCCCGGAACAGACGGAGAGTACAGCACCGTTCATTTCAGTGTTGCTTTGGTCACGTTGGCTGCGACTATCTTGGCCACCATCTTCTTTAGAGGGTTCTTTGGACTGATTCCCATTTTGATCGGCATTATCGTTGGTTATGTCTATGCTTTTGCCCTGGGCATGATCGATTTACAGTCCGTTCGAGATGCTAAATGGCTGGGAGTGCCGGATGGTCTTTTGATCCCCTTTGTCACCTATGATCCGGTCATTTCCTGGCTGGCCGTTGTAGTGATTGTCCCGGTTGCCTTTGTCACTTTGGCCGAACATATAGGAGACCAAATGGTGTTAAGCAAATTGATGGAACGGGATATTTTGAAGAAACCCGGTCTGCACCGCTCGATTCTCGGTGACGGCGTGGCCACCATGATAGCGTCTCTGCTTGGAGGACCGCCGAACACCACCTATGGAGAAAATATTGGTGTGCTGACTATCACCCGAGTATTCAGTTCTTTTGTGATCGGCGGGGCGGCCGTACTGGCCATCATGTTCGGCTTCAGTCCCAAAGTGAGTGAACTGATCAAATCGATTCCCACCAATGTGATGGGAGGCGTGGCCATCCTGCTGTTTGGGGTGATTGCCCTGCAAGGGATCCGCATGCTGGTTGACCAGCGCATTGATTTTGGCCAAAAACGAAACCTGGCCATTGCTTCTGTGATTCTCATTACAGGAGTCGGCGGTGCTTTTATCAACATCACCGCAAATGTGCAAGTGGCCGGCATGGCGCTGGCTGCCATCGTGGGTATTATTCTCAATCTCCTGTTGCCCGAATCATAA
- the pyrR gene encoding bifunctional pyr operon transcriptional regulator/uracil phosphoribosyltransferase PyrR: MSKARVLMDKDAIRRALTRIAHEIIERNKGVNDCILVGIKTRGVHLAQRLAEKIEQIEQVQVPVGELDITLYRDDLSYKSEDEQPLYKGSNLPGDITGKIVILVDDVLYTGRTVRAALDALIDQGRPDRIQLAVLVDRGHRELPIRPDFVGKNVPTSKEELIAVQVEEVDEVDQVQIRQES, from the coding sequence ATGTCCAAAGCACGGGTGCTTATGGATAAAGATGCGATTCGCCGGGCGCTGACCCGCATAGCCCATGAAATTATTGAGCGCAATAAGGGCGTGAACGATTGTATCTTGGTGGGCATCAAGACAAGAGGGGTTCATCTGGCTCAGCGTTTGGCAGAAAAGATTGAGCAGATTGAGCAAGTTCAGGTACCGGTAGGTGAATTGGACATTACCCTTTACCGGGACGACTTGAGCTACAAAAGTGAAGATGAACAACCTTTGTACAAAGGAAGCAACCTGCCAGGGGATATTACGGGAAAAATCGTTATTTTGGTTGATGATGTGCTCTATACGGGGCGGACGGTGCGCGCCGCACTGGATGCCCTGATCGACCAGGGGCGTCCTGACCGTATTCAGCTGGCCGTATTGGTTGACCGGGGCCACAGAGAACTGCCCATCCGTCCCGATTTTGTAGGTAAAAACGTACCGACATCTAAAGAGGAGCTCATCGCGGTTCAAGTTGAGGAAGTGGATGAAGTGGATCAAGTTCAAATCAGGCAAGAATCATAA
- a CDS encoding YetF domain-containing protein — translation MFEFWTGSEQLPVWGFLVRALIVYVYTFVILKILGQRSIGTIHPLDFLFGVIIGDVLGEPLSTGNVPLGGPLAAASLIAGLHLFLSYIALHAPKFRRVVEDEPIILIEHGKILPEQLKKTKITVESLLMDLRLRNAIDLTEVDYAILESNGEISVIKKSEYQSATVSDVKPVPLPPKGYPTVLILDGKIVHPNLKKVGNETWLVDQLRQRGYQHPEEVFLMTMDEGGKIYISPKHIKRGQVALT, via the coding sequence ATGTTTGAGTTTTGGACAGGCTCGGAACAGTTGCCTGTTTGGGGCTTTCTGGTCAGAGCCCTGATTGTCTATGTGTACACGTTTGTTATCCTGAAAATCTTGGGTCAACGGTCGATTGGTACCATCCATCCCCTTGACTTTTTATTTGGCGTGATTATCGGGGATGTGCTTGGTGAGCCGTTGTCTACCGGTAATGTGCCCTTGGGAGGCCCTTTAGCGGCTGCCTCACTGATTGCAGGTCTCCATCTGTTCTTGTCTTATATTGCCCTTCATGCTCCTAAATTCCGCCGGGTCGTCGAGGATGAACCGATTATCTTAATTGAACATGGCAAAATTTTGCCTGAACAGCTAAAGAAAACCAAAATCACCGTTGAATCTTTGTTAATGGACTTGCGCTTGCGGAACGCGATTGATCTGACTGAGGTGGACTACGCCATCCTGGAATCCAACGGGGAGATCAGCGTGATTAAAAAGAGTGAATACCAGTCAGCGACTGTCAGCGATGTGAAGCCAGTCCCTCTGCCACCTAAAGGCTATCCTACAGTGTTAATTCTAGATGGGAAAATTGTCCATCCCAACCTGAAGAAGGTGGGAAATGAAACTTGGCTTGTGGATCAGCTAAGACAAAGGGGTTATCAGCATCCGGAAGAGGTGTTCCTGATGACCATGGATGAAGGAGGAAAAATTTATATCAGTCCCAAACACATCAAAAGGGGCCAAGTCGCATTGACATAA
- a CDS encoding DUF421 domain-containing protein, with amino-acid sequence MIEESLVVIVRALISFFTLLIYTRLLGKQQMGNLTYFDYINGITIGSMAGTLATDLSTEAWVHWLGLTVFVSVVGLLQYTDLKNRYLSKVVDSEPVVVIQNGKILENNLKTARVTRDELFMQLRQKNMFDITQVQYAILEPDGNFSVLPKAAHQPVTPKDLNIPVQPAEMMTEVIHDGVVLKQNLEQRSKDMAWLRLQLKAQGIQDPKEVSFAAILPNGLLYVDKFEDRVSNKADISDYKGPF; translated from the coding sequence ATGATTGAAGAATCCCTTGTGGTGATTGTGCGGGCCCTGATCTCTTTTTTCACACTGCTCATTTATACCCGCTTGTTAGGTAAACAGCAAATGGGCAACCTGACCTATTTTGACTATATTAATGGGATTACCATTGGCTCCATGGCGGGAACCCTGGCCACAGATTTGTCCACAGAAGCATGGGTACATTGGCTGGGCTTAACCGTTTTTGTTTCGGTTGTTGGTCTTCTCCAATACACAGATCTCAAAAACCGCTATTTATCGAAAGTGGTCGATTCAGAACCGGTGGTGGTCATACAAAATGGAAAGATATTGGAGAACAACCTCAAAACTGCCCGTGTCACCCGGGATGAGTTATTCATGCAGCTGCGCCAGAAAAATATGTTTGATATCACGCAAGTCCAATATGCCATCTTGGAACCTGACGGCAATTTTTCGGTTCTCCCCAAAGCAGCGCATCAACCGGTTACTCCCAAAGATCTCAATATACCGGTCCAACCGGCTGAAATGATGACAGAAGTGATCCATGACGGTGTTGTTTTAAAACAAAATCTGGAACAAAGAAGCAAGGATATGGCTTGGCTTAGACTTCAACTAAAAGCACAAGGGATCCAGGACCCCAAAGAAGTCTCTTTCGCTGCCATTCTTCCTAACGGGTTATTATATGTGGACAAGTTTGAGGACCGGGTCAGCAACAAGGCAGATATCAGCGATTACAAAGGACCCTTCTAA
- a CDS encoding DUF4363 family protein translates to MWRKWLLYIVPTLFLALSISVMAGGKYLKQPFGEDDKVYEAIQQLETLAKNKDWEQARERIDYASKAWQKVVNRIQFSVERETVFEISGALARMKGSVEAEDDQALLVDIYYFYELWDSLGS, encoded by the coding sequence ATGTGGCGCAAATGGCTGTTATACATCGTTCCCACCCTGTTTCTTGCACTCAGTATCTCCGTGATGGCTGGAGGCAAATATTTAAAGCAGCCCTTTGGTGAGGATGACAAAGTGTATGAAGCAATTCAACAGCTGGAAACCCTTGCCAAGAACAAGGACTGGGAACAAGCCCGGGAACGCATCGATTATGCCAGCAAAGCATGGCAAAAAGTGGTCAACCGGATTCAGTTCAGTGTTGAGCGGGAAACGGTGTTTGAAATAAGCGGAGCACTGGCCAGGATGAAAGGAAGTGTGGAAGCGGAAGATGACCAAGCACTTCTGGTGGACATTTATTATTTCTACGAGCTGTGGGACAGCCTTGGCTCTTGA
- the spoVAE gene encoding stage V sporulation protein AE has product MIASFFWAFVVGGLICVIGQIMLDFFKLTPAHTLTILVVSGAVLDGLGLYEPLIDFAGAGATVPITSFGNALVHGALAEAEKNGLVGIVTGIFEVTSAGISSAIIFGFLAALIFKPKG; this is encoded by the coding sequence ATGATTGCCAGCTTCTTTTGGGCGTTTGTTGTAGGAGGGCTTATTTGCGTGATTGGACAGATCATGCTGGATTTCTTTAAGCTGACCCCCGCCCATACTTTAACCATACTGGTGGTGAGTGGGGCAGTTCTGGATGGATTGGGACTGTATGAACCACTGATCGATTTTGCTGGTGCGGGCGCCACCGTTCCGATTACCAGTTTCGGTAACGCACTGGTTCATGGGGCTTTGGCTGAAGCAGAAAAAAACGGTCTCGTTGGCATCGTGACCGGTATTTTTGAAGTCACTAGTGCCGGTATCTCTTCAGCCATTATATTTGGATTTTTGGCCGCACTGATTTTTAAACCAAAGGGGTAA
- the spoVAD gene encoding stage V sporulation protein AD, whose translation MLQGHQTWIFPSQPVIASAASVVGPFEGKGPLARDFDLIHGDTWIGQDSWEKAEKRLLEDACEKAIEKAGLEKEQIQFFIGGDLMSQLISSNFAARTLAVPFLGVFGACSTSMEGLALAAQLVDSGNAHTVLCGTSSHNSSAEKTFRYPTEYGGQKPPTAQWTVTGAGAAIIQSGQKAVSNTGLHITSCTIGRVVDMGITDPFNMGGAMAPAAVDTIEAHFRDLRVSFADYDLIVTGDLGRVGYRIAYDLMKKHGLDVSEDKFQDCGILMYGDHPEVLAGGSGAACSAAVTYGHLFKGMMEGRWRKIMVAATGALLSPITVQQKESIPCICHAVVIESRGG comes from the coding sequence ATGCTGCAAGGTCATCAGACATGGATTTTTCCCAGTCAGCCTGTTATTGCTTCGGCTGCGAGCGTGGTTGGTCCTTTTGAAGGAAAAGGGCCGTTAGCCCGTGATTTTGATTTGATCCATGGTGATACCTGGATAGGACAGGACAGTTGGGAAAAGGCAGAAAAGCGACTGCTGGAAGATGCTTGTGAAAAAGCGATCGAAAAAGCAGGGCTGGAAAAAGAACAGATCCAATTTTTTATCGGCGGGGATCTCATGTCTCAGCTGATTTCCAGCAATTTTGCGGCACGGACACTTGCAGTTCCTTTTTTAGGCGTCTTTGGTGCTTGCTCCACTTCGATGGAAGGGCTGGCTTTAGCGGCCCAATTGGTGGACAGTGGTAATGCCCATACCGTTTTATGCGGCACAAGCAGCCATAATTCCTCAGCTGAAAAAACGTTCCGCTATCCGACGGAATACGGGGGACAAAAACCCCCTACGGCCCAATGGACGGTCACTGGAGCGGGAGCAGCCATTATTCAGTCCGGCCAAAAAGCGGTCTCCAACACAGGGCTCCATATTACATCTTGTACGATAGGAAGAGTTGTAGATATGGGCATCACCGACCCGTTCAATATGGGGGGAGCTATGGCCCCTGCGGCAGTTGATACCATTGAAGCCCATTTCAGGGACTTGAGGGTCTCTTTTGCCGATTACGATTTGATTGTGACTGGGGACTTGGGACGTGTCGGGTATCGCATCGCTTATGACCTCATGAAAAAACACGGTCTTGATGTCTCAGAGGACAAGTTTCAAGATTGCGGCATCTTAATGTATGGCGACCATCCTGAAGTTTTGGCCGGGGGTAGCGGAGCGGCTTGTTCAGCTGCGGTCACCTATGGTCATCTGTTTAAAGGCATGATGGAGGGGAGATGGCGCAAAATTATGGTGGCAGCTACTGGGGCCTTGTTATCTCCCATTACGGTTCAGCAAAAGGAAAGCATTCCTTGCATTTGCCATGCTGTCGTCATTGAAAGCAGAGGAGGATGA
- the spoVAC gene encoding stage V sporulation protein AC, protein MSDKKKKTLTPTQKEYQLFAKVREPKRPLLMNCLRAFLAGGAICALGQAITLFYTTFFDFTERKAGDPTVATLILIAALLTGFGVYDRIAQWAGAGTAVPVTGFANAIASAAIEHRSEGFVLGVGSNMFKLAGPVIVFGVVAAFFIGIIHYLITNLGG, encoded by the coding sequence ATGTCAGATAAAAAGAAAAAAACATTGACCCCTACTCAGAAGGAATACCAGCTTTTTGCCAAGGTACGGGAGCCCAAACGCCCTCTCTTGATGAATTGTTTGCGCGCGTTTTTAGCAGGGGGTGCTATTTGTGCGCTGGGACAGGCCATCACCTTGTTCTATACGACCTTTTTTGACTTTACCGAGCGGAAGGCAGGGGATCCGACAGTGGCGACCCTTATTCTCATTGCAGCATTGTTGACGGGATTTGGGGTGTATGACCGTATCGCCCAGTGGGCCGGTGCAGGGACAGCGGTACCTGTGACTGGCTTTGCCAATGCGATTGCTTCAGCGGCTATTGAGCATCGCAGCGAGGGTTTTGTCTTAGGTGTCGGGAGCAACATGTTCAAACTGGCCGGTCCCGTCATTGTCTTTGGTGTGGTAGCCGCTTTCTTTATTGGCATTATCCACTATCTCATCACGAATTTAGGAGGATAA
- a CDS encoding DUF421 domain-containing protein, which yields MQEWLIIVLRTAGLFALLLLAVPLLGRKPVSGMTWFDYIVGLVTAVMIALIALNVVQNLAYGLIGLFIWFLAVLLVQYLVQKSKWAHDHFYGKEIVVIKNGKVLEENLQSARLTGEELLSQLRRKNIFQVADVEFAVMEANGDITALPKREKQPLTPQDMRLNVSQAREPQTVILDGKIMDEPLTSLGLNREWLFTELKKIGVNPENVFIGQVDSMGELYLDLFDDAIQLPQPKAKALLLATLKKVEADLLSHALETQNQEWKRKYHQFAKELKELTEQLEPHLTT from the coding sequence ATGCAGGAATGGTTAATCATTGTTTTGCGGACGGCGGGGCTGTTCGCACTCCTTCTGCTTGCCGTGCCGCTCTTAGGACGCAAACCTGTCTCGGGCATGACTTGGTTTGACTATATCGTGGGTTTGGTTACAGCGGTCATGATCGCCTTGATCGCCTTGAATGTCGTTCAAAATCTGGCTTATGGCCTGATTGGGCTGTTCATTTGGTTTCTCGCTGTGCTGCTCGTTCAGTATTTGGTGCAAAAGTCCAAATGGGCCCATGACCATTTCTATGGCAAGGAAATTGTGGTCATTAAAAACGGTAAAGTGTTGGAAGAAAATCTGCAATCGGCCAGATTGACGGGTGAAGAGCTGTTATCCCAGCTCAGACGCAAAAACATTTTCCAGGTGGCCGATGTAGAATTTGCCGTGATGGAGGCCAACGGAGATATCACAGCCTTGCCTAAACGGGAAAAACAGCCGCTTACTCCGCAAGACATGCGCTTAAACGTCAGTCAGGCCCGGGAGCCGCAAACCGTGATTTTAGATGGAAAAATAATGGATGAGCCCCTGACCAGCCTGGGTTTAAATCGTGAATGGTTATTTACCGAGTTGAAAAAAATAGGAGTAAATCCCGAAAATGTGTTTATTGGCCAGGTGGATTCAATGGGGGAACTGTATCTCGATCTGTTTGATGATGCCATTCAGCTTCCGCAACCCAAGGCCAAAGCTTTGTTACTGGCTACATTGAAAAAAGTGGAAGCTGATCTGCTAAGCCATGCATTGGAGACCCAAAATCAGGAATGGAAACGGAAATACCACCAGTTTGCCAAGGAGCTTAAAGAGCTAACGGAACAATTGGAGCCTCATCTTACAACCTAG
- a CDS encoding DUF1657 domain-containing protein has protein sequence MTVASKLKQTIASLKGAAATMETYAAHHPDQQVKETFKTCRQQAEQIIAELDQRLQEMEFEEPQYKGF, from the coding sequence ATGACCGTCGCTTCAAAGTTAAAACAAACCATAGCTTCTTTAAAAGGGGCGGCAGCGACCATGGAGACATATGCCGCCCACCATCCTGACCAACAGGTTAAAGAAACATTTAAAACATGCAGGCAGCAAGCGGAACAGATCATAGCCGAGCTGGATCAGCGTTTGCAGGAAATGGAATTTGAAGAGCCGCAATACAAAGGCTTTTAA